A genome region from Acinetobacter lwoffii includes the following:
- a CDS encoding DUF2147 domain-containing protein produces MRKLLNTLLMGISLAAVSSLAFAYEDPLLGKWKTIDDQSGYSRADVEIRKKADGSYEGVIVETRSLPGAEKMGICHKCPGQLKNKPFLGLPFIWDFKADPKKPREYHDGKVLDPISGKVYKGKARLSANGKRLTLRGYVGVSVIGRSVTWVKY; encoded by the coding sequence ATGAGAAAATTATTGAATACTCTACTAATGGGGATAAGTTTGGCCGCAGTCTCTAGCCTGGCCTTTGCCTATGAAGATCCGTTATTGGGTAAATGGAAAACCATCGATGATCAATCGGGTTATTCTCGTGCGGATGTGGAAATTCGCAAGAAAGCAGATGGCAGTTATGAAGGAGTGATTGTCGAAACACGCAGCTTGCCTGGCGCAGAAAAAATGGGAATTTGTCATAAATGTCCAGGTCAGCTTAAGAACAAGCCTTTTCTAGGCCTGCCGTTTATCTGGGATTTTAAGGCAGATCCGAAAAAGCCACGTGAATACCATGATGGCAAAGTGCTTGATCCGATCAGTGGCAAAGTTTACAAAGGTAAAGCACGCTTAAGTGCCAATGGCAAACGTCTGACCTTGCGTGGTTATGTCGGGGTATCGGTAATTGGCCGCAGTGTTACTTGGGTAAAATATTAA
- the recD gene encoding exodeoxyribonuclease V subunit alpha: MENEQNHVSQQDSNLMAWIDYLCQPPFSTAVFDPAVKLLIQQLLEAMQAGDSCIEVDPQQVALLHNLVLDRRQQSTGIAPFICADQHLYLYRYWQLEQAVAVHIARIKTQPVAAIHLSERDRSLLSDPQQQKALHMVAQQALSIITGGPGTGKTYTLAHMIAVLHEAMPNIRIAMAAPTGKAAQRMKEALQKALHSEALQQFELEALKQLQPVTLHRLLGLGTRGQPRFHAKQPLPYDVIVVDEASMLDFNLSQMLLAAVPSHARLILLGDADQLASVDVGTVLADLQQVATLDDNRVNLITTRRFATGAKIGAMAEFIQQNHEPSHVLQKFEQQIVAASELQTIDLNQVEIDQLQLQYLLSDTEQTSHSLNLYYDQLMYGYQAYVQAIKTERNSADFEQYVQQVVKTFDDYRILTAIRSGDLGLIKINLQIEQRFLAAQGQLKQGDWYVGRPVMMNYNDYQLGLSNGDIGICFLREQSGQHQFEVYFPSLEKWVLATRLPKSIETAFALTIHKSQGSEFSHTAVVLDQYAKNLLSKELIYTAITRAKKVVSLLVDYDAFTQALCVRTTRKSGLSQKIIEKSSNLIGKNNQIL; the protein is encoded by the coding sequence GTGGAAAATGAGCAGAATCACGTGTCGCAGCAAGACTCCAATTTAATGGCTTGGATTGACTATCTTTGTCAGCCTCCATTCAGTACAGCTGTATTTGATCCGGCAGTAAAATTATTGATCCAGCAACTGCTTGAGGCGATGCAGGCGGGGGATAGCTGTATCGAAGTTGATCCTCAGCAGGTTGCCCTATTACATAATCTGGTTCTAGATCGCCGTCAGCAAAGTACAGGAATTGCACCATTTATTTGTGCAGATCAGCATTTGTATTTGTACCGCTACTGGCAGCTAGAGCAGGCGGTAGCTGTACATATTGCTCGGATTAAAACCCAACCGGTTGCCGCTATTCATTTATCCGAACGCGATCGCAGCCTATTGTCAGATCCACAGCAGCAAAAAGCCCTGCACATGGTGGCTCAGCAAGCTTTAAGCATTATTACCGGCGGTCCGGGTACCGGTAAAACCTATACATTGGCGCATATGATTGCGGTCCTGCATGAGGCCATGCCAAATATCCGGATCGCCATGGCAGCGCCTACCGGAAAGGCCGCACAGCGGATGAAAGAGGCACTGCAAAAAGCCTTGCATAGTGAAGCTCTACAACAGTTTGAGCTAGAAGCATTAAAACAGTTACAACCGGTGACCCTGCATCGCTTATTGGGTCTGGGCACTCGCGGACAGCCACGCTTTCATGCCAAACAGCCTTTGCCCTATGATGTGATCGTGGTCGATGAAGCCTCAATGCTGGATTTTAATCTGTCACAGATGTTGCTGGCCGCCGTACCGTCTCATGCACGGCTGATTTTACTCGGTGATGCAGACCAGCTGGCCTCTGTGGATGTCGGAACGGTACTGGCAGATTTACAGCAAGTAGCGACTCTGGACGATAATCGGGTCAATTTAATCACCACACGACGTTTTGCGACTGGAGCCAAGATTGGCGCAATGGCGGAGTTTATCCAGCAGAATCATGAGCCTTCTCATGTCTTGCAGAAATTTGAGCAGCAAATCGTGGCAGCCAGTGAGTTACAAACGATTGACTTGAATCAGGTCGAAATCGACCAGTTACAGCTACAATATCTGCTCTCGGACACTGAACAGACCTCGCATAGTTTGAATCTGTATTATGACCAGCTGATGTATGGTTATCAGGCTTATGTACAGGCCATAAAAACAGAACGAAACTCAGCTGATTTTGAGCAGTATGTACAACAGGTGGTCAAAACTTTTGATGATTACCGTATTTTAACAGCAATCCGTTCTGGTGATTTGGGTCTGATCAAGATCAACCTGCAGATTGAGCAACGCTTTTTAGCAGCCCAAGGGCAGTTGAAACAGGGCGACTGGTATGTCGGACGCCCCGTCATGATGAATTATAACGACTATCAGTTGGGGCTGTCCAATGGTGATATTGGCATCTGTTTTTTACGTGAGCAATCTGGTCAGCACCAGTTTGAAGTGTATTTTCCGAGTTTGGAAAAATGGGTGTTAGCCACCCGTTTACCTAAAAGTATTGAAACTGCTTTTGCACTGACCATTCACAAATCTCAAGGTTCAGAATTTTCCCATACCGCAGTGGTGCTGGATCAATATGCAAAAAATTTATTGAGCAAAGAGTTGATTTATACTGCAATTACTCGAGCCAAAAAAGTGGTCAGTTTATTGGTAGATTATGATGCTTTTACACAAGCACTTTGTGTCAGAACCACCCGGAAAAGTGGTTTGAGCCAAAAAATCATTGAAAAATCTAGTAATTTAATTGGCAAAAATAATCAAATCTTGTAG
- the pnp gene encoding polyribonucleotide nucleotidyltransferase, translating into MFNIIRKEFQFGQHNVILETGRVARQANTVVITMGGVQVLVAVVAQPKAKAGQDFFPLTVNYQEKQYAAGRIPGGYGKREGRQSEAETLISRLIDRPIRPLFPEGYFNEIQVTATVISSDKTMDADIAAMLGTSAALSIAGTPFRGPIGGARVGLINGEYILNPNLEQLKESDLDLVVAGTETAVLMVESEAKELSEDQMLGAVLFGHDEMQIAIQAIKEFAAAAGAVESTWVAPVKNEELLGKLKEAFEAKISEAYTIAVKQDRYAALDALYAEAVAQFVPENDETGIAEEVNELFEDLKYRTVRDNILSGKPRIDGRDTKTVRAIDVQVGVLDRAHGSALFTRGETQALVTTTLGNTRDALMVDTLAGTKTDNFMLHYNFPAYSVGETGRESGPKRREIGHGRLARRGVQAVLPAADRFPYVIRIVSDITESNGSSSMASVCGASLSLMDAGVPLKAPVAGIAMGLVKEGERFAVLSDILGDEDHLGDMDFKVAGSANGITALQMDIKIEGITEEIMESALNQAYAGRMHILNEMNQVISRARPEISMHAPTFQVININPDKIRDVIGKGGATIRAITEETKAAIDIEDNGTVRVFGETKAAAQAAVAKIQALTAEIEPGTIYTGKVIRIVEFGAFVNILPGTDGLLHISQISNERIANVADVLKEGQEVKVQVADVDNRGRIKLTMKDIEQV; encoded by the coding sequence ATGTTTAATATTATTCGTAAAGAATTCCAATTCGGTCAGCACAACGTTATCTTGGAAACAGGTCGTGTTGCCCGTCAGGCAAACACTGTTGTGATCACCATGGGCGGCGTACAAGTACTTGTTGCTGTTGTGGCACAGCCTAAAGCAAAAGCAGGTCAAGACTTCTTCCCATTGACTGTAAACTATCAAGAAAAGCAATATGCTGCTGGTCGTATCCCGGGTGGTTATGGCAAGCGTGAAGGCCGTCAGTCTGAAGCTGAAACTTTGATTTCACGTCTGATTGACCGTCCAATTCGTCCATTGTTCCCAGAAGGTTACTTCAACGAAATTCAAGTAACAGCCACTGTTATTTCTTCTGATAAAACCATGGATGCTGATATTGCTGCAATGTTGGGTACTTCAGCTGCATTGTCTATTGCTGGTACACCTTTCCGTGGTCCGATTGGTGGCGCGCGCGTTGGTTTAATCAACGGTGAATACATCCTGAACCCAAACCTTGAACAACTTAAAGAGTCTGATCTTGATCTTGTTGTTGCGGGTACTGAAACTGCAGTATTGATGGTTGAATCTGAAGCGAAAGAACTTTCAGAAGACCAAATGCTGGGCGCTGTATTGTTCGGTCATGACGAAATGCAAATTGCGATCCAGGCGATCAAAGAATTTGCTGCAGCTGCAGGCGCGGTTGAATCAACTTGGGTTGCTCCAGTTAAAAACGAAGAACTTCTTGGTAAATTGAAAGAAGCATTCGAAGCGAAAATCTCTGAAGCTTACACGATTGCAGTTAAGCAAGACCGTTATGCGGCACTTGACGCGCTTTATGCAGAAGCAGTTGCACAGTTCGTTCCTGAAAATGACGAAACTGGCATTGCAGAAGAAGTAAATGAGCTGTTCGAAGACCTTAAATACCGTACCGTTCGTGACAACATCCTGTCTGGTAAGCCACGTATCGATGGTCGTGATACCAAAACTGTTCGTGCAATCGACGTACAAGTAGGCGTATTGGATCGTGCACACGGTTCAGCATTGTTCACACGTGGTGAAACTCAGGCCTTGGTCACAACGACTTTGGGTAATACACGTGATGCGTTGATGGTTGATACCCTTGCAGGTACAAAAACTGACAACTTCATGTTGCACTACAACTTCCCTGCATACTCTGTAGGTGAAACAGGTCGTGAATCTGGTCCTAAGCGTCGTGAGATTGGTCACGGTCGTTTGGCACGTCGTGGTGTTCAAGCAGTTCTTCCTGCGGCTGATCGCTTCCCGTACGTGATCCGTATCGTTTCTGACATCACTGAATCAAACGGTTCGTCTTCAATGGCGTCTGTATGTGGTGCTTCATTATCATTGATGGATGCTGGTGTTCCACTTAAAGCGCCAGTTGCAGGTATTGCGATGGGTCTAGTGAAAGAAGGCGAGCGTTTCGCAGTTCTTTCTGACATCTTGGGTGATGAAGATCACTTGGGCGACATGGACTTTAAAGTAGCGGGTTCTGCAAACGGTATTACTGCGCTACAAATGGACATAAAGATCGAAGGCATCACTGAAGAGATCATGGAATCTGCATTGAACCAAGCTTATGCGGGTCGTATGCACATCTTGAATGAGATGAACCAGGTGATTTCACGTGCGCGTCCTGAAATTTCGATGCACGCACCGACATTCCAGGTGATCAACATCAACCCGGATAAAATCCGTGATGTGATCGGTAAAGGCGGCGCGACCATTCGTGCAATTACTGAAGAAACTAAAGCGGCGATTGATATCGAAGATAACGGTACAGTTCGCGTATTTGGTGAAACTAAAGCGGCTGCGCAAGCTGCAGTTGCCAAGATTCAGGCACTTACGGCTGAAATCGAGCCAGGTACAATTTATACAGGTAAAGTGATTCGTATTGTTGAATTCGGTGCGTTCGTAAATATCCTGCCAGGTACTGATGGCTTACTTCACATCTCTCAAATCTCAAACGAACGCATTGCGAACGTGGCAGATGTATTGAAAGAAGGTCAGGAAGTAAAAGTACAGGTTGCGGATGTTGATAACCGTGGCCGCATTAAATTAACGATGAAAGACATCGAACAAGTTTAA
- the rpsO gene encoding 30S ribosomal protein S15: MALTNADRAEIMAKFARAENDTGSPEVQVALLTAQINDLQGHFKEHKHDHHSRRGLIRMVNQRRKLLDYLNGKDHGRYVALIGALGLRR; the protein is encoded by the coding sequence ATGGCTTTAACTAACGCAGATCGCGCAGAGATCATGGCTAAATTCGCTCGCGCTGAAAACGACACTGGTTCACCAGAAGTTCAAGTAGCTCTTTTAACTGCTCAAATCAATGACTTACAAGGTCACTTTAAAGAGCATAAACACGACCACCATAGCCGTCGCGGTTTGATCCGTATGGTTAACCAACGTCGTAAGCTTCTTGACTACCTAAATGGTAAAGACCACGGTCGTTATGTAGCATTGATCGGTGCTTTAGGTTTACGTCGTTAA
- a CDS encoding UvrD-helicase domain-containing protein, whose translation MTFLKQQTQTAISTNPIQDMKFRGLHWIEASAGTGKTYTLSSLMVRIFLDQYYPHQVIATTFTRKATAELKNRVRLRVEETLAYIQRHQQLNSVEITAKIQNETDPLFQQVLKDYGSRLDYARRRLRLVLNQLDELFVGTLDSFSQKLLREFAFESGKIERAELTEDQDLYIQQLIHDVLRDWIQQQPQYMVNHLYVQNLLKPVEHYTGLVRDALNFSKQHFRKIEPAECDLNKLEACISQLVNIQEHDLAVMRRYCQESPKYFHKSFLTKLTEICENFMTWSAALKTQGTMSFFDAELQPILLNLCHLRRKKTDFQPTTQVFNKSCPDAEQQLILQHSLIVAIDALCEVKQYLDEQLQQLTTYLEFHIIQSVQTRLPQTLQQQGETTFSQQIRTLAEALQGQQGQRFAQFVQARYPLILVDEFQDTNQDQDDLLAKIWRDANRVQSGCMIMVGDPKQAIYGFRGGDMLTYNKAHADVLHKQGREYTLMQNHRSVKPLVEVVDALFQRQMDFGEQVQYTLIQAGSRPHPDLIDSGACNPQPLRWIQLGEADVEADQVAWKIRALLNQSAQQQLYFQQQEHQQNLSADDIAVLGFGHFALEQVKQRLQRMGIPSYKESKQSVFASPIAQDVAAVLTAIMDPFNEAKVKRALLTRLLGFNLKKLIDLQSQSEGLSRYIADLDIIREMWFEKGFLTAWNYALNLFQVWTNLVASQSLDNERVVVNLRHLTEMLSQQSEYYQGAQKLYHWYLRQLQSPSGKDSEKERKLSGDHGVQLMTIHASKGLEFKVVFLLGADAAFDVNKGNLNFSLSAPEQDNILEQSRVIAVNHKNLHEQAILQNAARNAAENHRLWYVALTRASHRVYAMLQDQNAQSDSGLAFWRGQGDQLFQHALSLVEPPLSQEPPRLVEQSNHHQVDMRAQPLPERQFYPRTKTSFTALSQHQLHGHILQDDLVTAYEQPDSAADEIHFTGLEEQPAAVPLDWIRLNFPKGTVAGTFLHSIFEHIDFQDSSYWNLEIRRRFKNTAPQIWQELKEKFEQAFHIRSVLEQAFSLHYQAAVVNLRTLFQATAQADFKAEELRHSMQRVLSSLNYKLLTGIRLHDQSKAYRQQWQQLFHSAQQLDRSGLLEFLDQFRVYIDGLEDDSFIQFFEQEVAQLTRPASTESLNVDNIFQTAFDGLLDEITEDILLNLVHDWVHDILATPIQADFALAQLEAKQYLSEFPFYLSLIDAPLQIWQIHQLFLEHDMVMSDFNEAKSARYLTGSIDLVYFDGQRYHIADYKSNFLGPDQQHYSAEAIQQNMSQSSYWLQAALYLVALHRYLSANMQGYSIQQQLGGATYLYLRGMNGQAQQGAYHWQPSLEFIEKLDQILGYFEQKKSA comes from the coding sequence ATGACTTTCTTAAAGCAGCAGACGCAAACAGCCATTTCTACCAATCCGATTCAGGACATGAAGTTTCGGGGCCTACACTGGATTGAAGCCTCGGCAGGCACCGGCAAGACCTATACGCTATCCAGTCTGATGGTGCGGATTTTTCTGGACCAGTATTATCCGCATCAGGTGATTGCGACGACATTTACCCGTAAGGCCACGGCTGAACTGAAAAACCGGGTACGGCTTCGGGTCGAGGAAACGCTGGCTTATATCCAGCGTCATCAGCAGCTCAATTCAGTTGAAATTACAGCAAAAATCCAGAATGAAACCGATCCTTTATTTCAGCAGGTACTGAAAGATTATGGTTCACGACTGGATTATGCCCGTCGCCGTTTACGTCTGGTGTTGAACCAGCTGGATGAACTGTTTGTCGGCACCCTGGACAGCTTTAGCCAGAAACTGTTACGTGAATTTGCCTTTGAAAGTGGCAAGATTGAACGTGCAGAACTGACCGAAGATCAAGATCTGTATATCCAGCAGCTGATTCATGATGTGCTGCGTGACTGGATCCAGCAGCAGCCGCAATATATGGTCAATCATCTGTATGTCCAGAATCTGCTGAAACCGGTGGAGCATTATACCGGGCTGGTGCGTGATGCCCTGAATTTCAGCAAGCAGCATTTTCGGAAGATCGAACCGGCTGAATGTGACCTGAACAAATTGGAAGCCTGCATCAGTCAATTAGTGAATATTCAGGAGCATGATCTTGCCGTCATGCGGCGTTATTGTCAGGAAAGTCCGAAGTATTTTCACAAGAGTTTTTTGACCAAGTTAACCGAAATTTGTGAAAACTTTATGACCTGGAGCGCAGCCCTGAAAACTCAAGGAACAATGAGTTTCTTTGATGCTGAATTGCAGCCGATTTTACTGAATCTGTGCCATTTGCGCCGCAAGAAAACCGATTTCCAGCCGACCACTCAGGTCTTTAACAAAAGCTGTCCGGATGCAGAGCAGCAGCTGATTTTGCAACATAGTCTGATCGTGGCAATTGATGCGCTGTGTGAGGTCAAACAGTATCTGGATGAGCAGCTGCAACAGCTTACGACCTATCTGGAATTTCATATTATTCAAAGTGTGCAGACCCGTTTGCCACAAACCTTGCAACAGCAGGGTGAAACCACTTTTTCCCAGCAAATCCGTACATTGGCGGAAGCATTGCAAGGCCAGCAGGGACAGCGTTTTGCCCAGTTTGTACAGGCACGTTATCCGCTGATTCTGGTCGATGAATTTCAGGACACCAATCAGGATCAGGATGATCTGCTGGCCAAGATCTGGCGTGATGCCAACCGGGTGCAGTCCGGCTGCATGATTATGGTCGGTGATCCGAAACAGGCAATTTACGGTTTCCGTGGCGGCGATATGCTCACCTATAACAAGGCACATGCCGATGTGCTGCATAAACAGGGCCGCGAATATACCCTGATGCAGAACCATCGGTCAGTCAAACCACTCGTAGAAGTGGTTGATGCGCTGTTCCAGCGGCAAATGGATTTTGGCGAACAGGTGCAGTACACCTTGATTCAGGCCGGTAGCCGGCCACATCCGGATTTAATCGACAGTGGTGCCTGCAATCCACAGCCGCTACGATGGATTCAGCTAGGTGAAGCCGATGTAGAAGCCGATCAGGTGGCCTGGAAAATCCGTGCATTGCTGAATCAGTCCGCCCAGCAACAATTGTACTTTCAGCAGCAGGAGCATCAGCAAAACCTGAGTGCAGATGATATTGCGGTGTTGGGATTTGGGCATTTTGCTCTGGAACAGGTGAAGCAGCGTCTGCAGCGTATGGGCATTCCCTCCTATAAAGAATCCAAACAGAGCGTGTTTGCCAGTCCCATCGCTCAGGATGTCGCGGCCGTATTGACGGCGATTATGGATCCTTTCAATGAGGCCAAGGTCAAGCGGGCTTTACTAACCCGTCTGCTGGGCTTCAATCTGAAAAAACTGATTGATTTGCAAAGCCAGAGTGAAGGCCTCAGTCGCTATATTGCGGATCTGGATATAATTCGGGAAATGTGGTTTGAGAAAGGCTTTTTGACCGCCTGGAATTATGCACTGAACCTGTTTCAGGTCTGGACCAATCTGGTGGCCAGTCAAAGTCTGGACAATGAGCGGGTGGTGGTCAATCTGCGCCATCTGACCGAGATGCTGAGCCAGCAGAGTGAATATTATCAGGGGGCGCAAAAACTCTATCACTGGTATTTGCGCCAGCTTCAGTCACCTTCAGGCAAGGACAGCGAAAAAGAACGCAAGCTGTCTGGGGATCATGGGGTGCAGCTGATGACCATTCATGCCTCCAAAGGGCTGGAATTTAAAGTGGTGTTTTTATTGGGAGCAGATGCTGCTTTTGATGTGAATAAAGGCAATCTGAATTTTTCCCTGTCTGCGCCTGAACAGGACAACATCCTGGAACAATCCCGGGTGATTGCAGTCAATCACAAGAATTTGCATGAGCAGGCGATTCTGCAAAATGCAGCGCGTAATGCTGCCGAAAACCACCGGCTCTGGTATGTGGCGCTGACCCGTGCCAGTCACCGAGTATATGCCATGCTGCAGGATCAAAACGCACAGTCCGATTCGGGGCTGGCCTTCTGGCGTGGTCAGGGAGATCAACTGTTTCAACATGCTTTAAGTCTGGTCGAGCCGCCTCTGTCTCAGGAGCCACCGCGCCTGGTCGAGCAGTCGAACCATCATCAGGTCGACATGCGGGCGCAACCTTTGCCAGAGCGGCAGTTTTATCCGCGAACCAAAACCAGTTTTACGGCTTTGTCACAGCATCAGCTACATGGACATATCTTGCAGGACGATCTGGTCACGGCTTATGAACAGCCCGATAGTGCCGCCGATGAAATTCATTTTACCGGTCTGGAAGAACAGCCAGCAGCTGTGCCCCTAGACTGGATTAGGCTGAATTTTCCTAAAGGCACCGTAGCCGGAACATTCTTGCACAGCATTTTTGAACATATTGATTTTCAGGACAGCAGTTACTGGAATCTGGAAATCCGGCGCCGTTTTAAAAATACCGCACCGCAAATCTGGCAGGAACTGAAAGAAAAATTTGAACAGGCTTTTCATATACGTAGTGTACTAGAACAGGCTTTTTCCCTGCATTATCAGGCCGCTGTGGTGAATCTGCGAACCCTGTTTCAGGCCACAGCTCAGGCAGATTTCAAAGCCGAGGAATTGCGTCATAGTATGCAGCGCGTATTGTCCAGCCTGAACTATAAGTTATTGACCGGAATTCGCCTGCATGACCAAAGCAAAGCTTATCGCCAGCAATGGCAGCAGCTGTTTCACTCGGCACAACAGCTCGATCGTTCGGGTCTGCTGGAATTTTTAGATCAGTTTCGAGTGTATATCGATGGGCTGGAGGATGACTCCTTTATCCAGTTTTTTGAACAGGAAGTGGCCCAGCTCACACGCCCTGCAAGTACTGAATCACTGAATGTGGACAATATTTTCCAGACTGCATTTGATGGCTTGCTGGACGAGATCACAGAAGATATTTTGCTGAACCTGGTGCATGACTGGGTACATGACATTCTGGCCACTCCGATTCAGGCAGATTTTGCCTTGGCACAGCTGGAGGCTAAACAGTATCTGTCAGAATTTCCTTTTTATCTTTCCTTGATCGATGCCCCTTTGCAGATTTGGCAAATCCATCAGCTGTTTCTCGAACATGACATGGTCATGAGCGATTTTAATGAAGCCAAATCGGCGCGGTATCTGACCGGTTCCATCGATCTGGTGTATTTCGATGGTCAGCGCTACCATATTGCCGATTATAAAAGTAACTTCCTCGGACCTGATCAGCAGCACTATAGTGCTGAGGCAATTCAGCAGAATATGAGCCAGTCCAGTTACTGGTTGCAGGCCGCTTTGTATCTGGTGGCGCTGCATCGGTACCTGAGTGCCAATATGCAGGGTTATTCGATTCAGCAGCAATTGGGCGGCGCGACCTATCTGTATTTGCGCGGGATGAATGGACAGGCGCAGCAAGGGGCTTATCATTGGCAACCGAGCCTGGAATTCATAGAAAAACTGGATCAAATATTGGGCTATTTTGAGCAGAAAAAATCAGCATGA
- a CDS encoding YdcH family protein yields MKTKDCNKKIKYMFPEYRDLIVQLREENPYFAKLFEEHNELDKEISQLELDPVNHINNDIEAIKRKKLKLKDEIYKILTRTAQVE; encoded by the coding sequence ATGAAAACCAAAGATTGCAATAAGAAAATCAAATACATGTTTCCCGAATACCGCGACTTGATTGTGCAACTTCGCGAGGAAAATCCCTATTTTGCCAAATTATTCGAGGAACATAACGAGCTGGACAAAGAAATCAGCCAGCTTGAACTTGATCCAGTCAATCATATCAACAATGATATTGAGGCGATCAAGCGTAAAAAACTGAAATTAAAAGATGAAATCTATAAAATACTGACTCGAACAGCTCAAGTTGAGTGA
- a CDS encoding magnesium transporter CorA family protein: MQVYYFYQHPTEHHIFVQKEPIAQAEPEFIWIDYTRADVVNRAETWQKEIEQQTHLYLNELHVNDILNLEHPCVFDSMDDYELLIFRKLITPDDDIESGEQALEQHEKVFGLATTPISFIMTPQVLITVREQGNKAIKNYISRIETHVIRSTQEQNKSRKLPMTPLDLSLRLLNSMVDGYLDLRVPLTRRVEFWQQELLQGHRRFTKWNQLLQESISFQQVENLCEEQIDTLQELRDEIIDNYPHLKGKKKSERQDIMLVRMNDLVSHVERIQKHTVRLRASIQAAIDLHFSAIANQTNENMRILAIITAIFAPLTLLTGIYGMNFEFIPGAKSPVGFWSMLMIMFISTVLLVYYFYCRHLVGRGERSVIDLLAQQHKNQHVNLFWFLDYEPIKQSVKETMKEVEKLTKLK, translated from the coding sequence ATGCAGGTTTATTATTTTTACCAACATCCGACCGAACATCATATTTTTGTACAAAAAGAGCCTATTGCTCAAGCCGAACCTGAATTTATCTGGATCGACTATACCCGGGCAGATGTGGTTAATCGGGCTGAGACTTGGCAAAAAGAAATAGAACAGCAGACCCATTTATACCTAAACGAATTGCATGTAAACGATATTCTTAATTTAGAACATCCTTGTGTATTTGATAGCATGGATGACTATGAGTTGCTTATTTTTCGCAAGCTGATTACCCCGGATGATGACATCGAGAGCGGTGAGCAGGCGCTGGAACAGCATGAAAAAGTATTTGGTCTGGCGACTACTCCGATTAGTTTTATCATGACTCCTCAAGTGCTGATTACAGTACGTGAGCAAGGCAATAAAGCAATAAAAAATTATATTTCCCGTATTGAAACCCATGTGATCCGTTCCACTCAGGAACAAAATAAGTCACGAAAACTCCCGATGACCCCGCTGGATTTATCGTTACGTTTGCTGAATAGCATGGTGGATGGTTATTTGGATTTACGTGTGCCTTTAACCCGACGGGTTGAATTCTGGCAACAGGAGTTATTACAGGGGCATCGCCGCTTTACTAAATGGAACCAGTTATTGCAAGAAAGCATATCTTTTCAACAAGTGGAAAATCTCTGTGAAGAGCAAATTGATACCTTGCAAGAACTGCGAGATGAAATTATCGATAATTATCCACACCTGAAAGGTAAGAAGAAGTCGGAACGGCAGGATATTATGCTGGTCCGAATGAATGACCTGGTCAGCCATGTAGAGCGCATCCAAAAACACACTGTTCGTTTGCGTGCCTCGATTCAGGCGGCTATCGACCTGCATTTTTCAGCCATTGCCAATCAGACCAATGAAAATATGCGCATCTTGGCGATAATTACCGCTATTTTTGCACCGCTGACCTTATTGACCGGGATTTACGGGATGAACTTTGAATTTATTCCGGGGGCGAAATCTCCTGTCGGGTTCTGGAGTATGTTAATGATCATGTTCATTAGCACGGTATTGCTGGTGTATTATTTCTATTGCAGACATCTGGTCGGCCGAGGGGAGCGCAGTGTGATTGATCTACTGGCACAACAGCATAAGAATCAACACGTGAATCTGTTCTGGTTCCTGGACTATGAGCCGATTAAGCAATCAGTGAAAGAGACCATGAAAGAGGTTGAAAAGCTGACCAAATTAAAATAG
- a CDS encoding chaperone modulator CbpM encodes MTTIQYQESFSQGYTPSEIMDDRSFDLIHFAEACGQSPEWVMQLIEHGILPNRSTTPTSTFLGEDISRAQRAYRLQRDFDASFSAVAMMLDLIDEVQELRREVKHLHFK; translated from the coding sequence ATGACTACGATTCAGTACCAAGAAAGTTTTTCCCAAGGTTATACCCCCTCAGAAATTATGGACGATCGTTCATTTGACTTGATCCACTTTGCAGAAGCGTGTGGACAAAGCCCGGAATGGGTCATGCAGTTAATTGAACATGGAATTTTACCCAATCGTTCTACAACCCCGACCAGCACTTTCCTCGGTGAAGATATCTCGCGTGCACAACGCGCCTATCGCCTGCAACGCGATTTTGATGCCTCATTTAGCGCCGTTGCCATGATGCTGGACCTCATTGATGAAGTGCAGGAGTTACGCCGCGAGGTCAAACATTTGCACTTCAAGTAA